In Methylomagnum ishizawai, one DNA window encodes the following:
- a CDS encoding sigma-54-dependent Fis family transcriptional regulator: MPHFEMLLAELSAQFVNLPSDRVDGVINASLQRIAETLGIDRATLGEVTADGQDGFVTHCYAKACIPPNKVQSVMTEVPLVMKTLFAGETLIVRDVADLEEATDRENFLRYGTRADLVFPLIVGGELRGGLAFSSATPRDWPERVVRGLRLIADVFANALARRRADQALRESEAQMRLAAEAAQVGLWVWDIPGDTLWGTDRARTLYGMAADAPVTIGLFLDRLVPEDRPRVERAIQQALAGGGTYREEYRIRHPDGQTRWICATGQCQWGGDGRPGRMMGAGIDITERKQAETALRRALAEIQTLKDQLQQENVYLRREIEEHQGATRIASRSDSMRRVLAQVGQVAPTPASVLITGETGTGKEVLATALHEASPRRGRAMIRVNCAAIPAALIESELFGREKGAYTGALARQIGRFELADGSTLFLDEVGELPLEAQAKLLRVLQEKEIERLGNPRPIKVDVRLIAATHRDLAREVAAGRFREDLYYRLNVFPLHLPPLRERRDDLPPLVESFVEEFAKAMGKPIEAVAKSSLKALLNYPWPGNIRELRNVIERAVILNSGSLLRIEPPTLAGHPAAGSASAAQAGPATLAEVERSHILRVLEATGWRVRGAAGAAEILGLKPSTLESRMLKLGIRRPV; the protein is encoded by the coding sequence ATGCCCCATTTCGAGATGCTGCTGGCGGAACTCTCCGCCCAATTCGTCAACCTGCCTTCGGACCGAGTGGACGGGGTCATCAACGCCAGCCTGCAACGTATCGCCGAAACCTTGGGCATCGACCGCGCCACCCTGGGCGAAGTCACCGCCGACGGCCAGGACGGCTTCGTCACCCATTGCTATGCCAAAGCCTGCATTCCCCCCAACAAGGTCCAATCGGTCATGACCGAAGTGCCCCTGGTCATGAAAACCCTGTTCGCAGGCGAAACCTTGATTGTCCGCGATGTGGCCGACCTGGAGGAGGCCACCGACCGCGAGAATTTCCTGCGCTATGGCACCCGCGCCGATTTGGTTTTCCCGCTGATTGTTGGTGGGGAGTTGCGCGGCGGCCTGGCGTTTTCCTCGGCCACGCCCCGCGATTGGCCGGAACGGGTGGTGCGGGGCTTGCGCCTCATCGCCGATGTGTTCGCCAACGCCCTGGCGCGGCGGCGGGCCGACCAGGCGCTACGGGAAAGCGAGGCCCAGATGCGCCTCGCTGCCGAGGCCGCCCAGGTCGGGCTGTGGGTCTGGGATATTCCAGGGGACACCCTTTGGGGCACCGACCGGGCGCGGACCCTCTACGGCATGGCGGCGGACGCGCCGGTCACCATCGGGCTGTTCCTGGACCGGCTGGTGCCGGAAGACCGGCCCAGGGTGGAGCGGGCGATCCAGCAGGCGCTCGCGGGGGGCGGCACCTACCGCGAGGAATACCGCATCCGCCATCCCGACGGCCAGACCCGGTGGATTTGCGCCACCGGCCAATGCCAGTGGGGCGGCGATGGCCGTCCTGGGCGGATGATGGGCGCGGGCATCGACATCACCGAGCGCAAACAGGCGGAAACCGCTTTGCGGCGGGCCCTGGCCGAAATCCAAACCCTCAAGGACCAGTTGCAACAGGAAAACGTCTACCTGCGCCGCGAAATCGAGGAACACCAGGGCGCGACCCGCATCGCCAGCCGCAGCGACTCGATGCGCCGCGTCCTGGCCCAGGTCGGCCAAGTGGCCCCGACCCCGGCCTCGGTGCTGATTACCGGCGAAACCGGCACCGGCAAGGAAGTGCTGGCGACCGCCCTGCACGAAGCCAGCCCCCGGCGGGGCCGTGCCATGATCCGGGTCAATTGCGCGGCGATCCCGGCGGCCTTGATCGAAAGCGAATTGTTCGGGCGGGAAAAGGGCGCGTATACCGGGGCGCTGGCCCGGCAGATCGGCCGCTTCGAGTTGGCGGACGGTTCGACCCTGTTCCTGGACGAGGTCGGCGAATTGCCCTTGGAAGCCCAGGCCAAGCTGTTGCGGGTGTTGCAAGAGAAGGAAATCGAGCGGCTCGGCAATCCCAGGCCGATCAAGGTGGATGTGCGCCTGATCGCCGCCACCCACCGCGATTTGGCCCGGGAAGTCGCCGCAGGCCGGTTCCGCGAGGATTTGTATTACCGGCTCAATGTGTTCCCGCTGCACCTGCCGCCCTTGCGGGAGCGGCGCGACGACCTGCCGCCCCTGGTCGAATCCTTCGTCGAGGAGTTCGCCAAGGCCATGGGCAAACCCATCGAGGCCGTCGCCAAATCCAGTTTGAAAGCGCTGCTGAATTACCCCTGGCCGGGCAATATCCGCGAATTGCGTAACGTCATCGAGCGGGCGGTGATCCTCAACTCCGGGTCGCTGCTCAGGATCGAACCGCCCACGCTGGCGGGGCATCCCGCCGCCGGGTCGGCGTCCGCCGCCCAGGCCGGTCCCGCGACCCTGGCCGAGGTGGAGCGGAGCCATATCCTCCGCGTGTTGGAAGCTACCGGCTGGCGGGTGCGCGGCGCGGCGGGCGCGGCGGAAATCCTGGGGCTCAAGCCCAGCACCCTGGAAAGCCGGATGCTCAAGCTCGGCATCCGCCGCCCGGTTTGA
- a CDS encoding response regulator: MRTPSPKPPRAKVAKTFCTTTEAADRLGVSVRTAQLWAENGLLRAWKTEGGHRRITLESLERLLASEEFRNLDRGEPSQKSERKPRLRVLVVEDEPNLLMLYQMRLRKWRMAPDTVFAKNGFEALVRIGLEQPHLLITDLLMPSMDGFEMLRKLRALPELADMEVVVVTGLSVGEVEERGGLPDDILVLGKPIPFDQIENIATNLAIRRDLQVD; this comes from the coding sequence GTGAGAACGCCCAGCCCCAAACCCCCCCGTGCCAAGGTCGCCAAGACCTTCTGCACCACCACCGAGGCCGCCGACCGGCTCGGGGTGTCCGTGCGCACCGCGCAGCTCTGGGCGGAGAACGGCTTGCTCCGCGCCTGGAAGACCGAAGGCGGGCACCGCCGCATCACCCTGGAATCCCTGGAGCGCCTGTTGGCCTCGGAGGAGTTCCGCAACCTCGACCGGGGCGAGCCATCCCAAAAGTCGGAGCGCAAACCCCGCCTGCGCGTCCTGGTGGTCGAGGACGAGCCCAACCTGCTGATGCTCTACCAAATGCGGCTCAGGAAATGGCGGATGGCCCCGGATACCGTGTTCGCCAAGAATGGCTTCGAGGCTCTGGTCCGTATCGGGCTGGAACAACCCCATCTGCTCATCACCGATTTGCTGATGCCGTCCATGGACGGCTTCGAGATGCTGCGCAAGCTCCGCGCCCTGCCCGAATTGGCCGACATGGAAGTGGTGGTGGTGACCGGACTGTCCGTCGGCGAGGTCGAGGAGCGGGGCGGTTTGCCCGACGATATCCTGGTGCTGGGGAAGCCGATCCCCTTCGACCAGATCGAAAACATCGCCACCAACTTGGCGATACGCCGCGATTTGCAGGTCGATTAA
- a CDS encoding alpha-amylase family glycosyl hydrolase: MPGFTLHFKKPADWAEPVLIHYWHPVKSQPHTPWPGVPMRAEGGGWFGFPLEEAGLQFLFNDGRGRQTSDLAWEREGWFADGRWFDHPPTLDEIHPPVCSAPLPALAPCHERVDFREETIYFLITTRFHDGDPTNNFFCRDRIKFDPATGAPEDPHWRGDFKGLIQRLDYIKELGFSAIWITPPVENRSGLDYHGYHAYDWTRIDPRLESPDATYQDLIDAAHAQGIKIIQDVVVNHSCQYGIRGQVHIDHLPIKYYVPQGSEPGRIDNGPYQGSLGNYAWPNRDDIDNPVAPEWYRERHATDPEGSVPLVDPKTGETVPKPGYNPGRFFGIDANQLDPEWYHQEGFICGGDWESAHPLQHKHLAGDCIDLATGRQNVKDYLIGAINRYLDMGVDALRIDTVKHIERGNLLEYVNAWKAHKPGLFVFGENLVKGYGWGDLGGGDNGPSQIRPWWYTRLGHDPRNPNAGGDSGFPQLDFGLFSTFRDTVSKGTYGGTGQVFGMDWIYGDATQLVTFLQNHDVGPDNDFKYRFKGETWMAAAAYNLIWTARGIPCLYYGEEVEFMKGAPQDVAGEKDTLDQTGRAYFGDYLAGDRIAHTQAHPLYQHIRRLNLIRRAIPALQKARMERVAEWGGGMSFIRDYSVGGSYAVVGLAIGGGQDVRVEGVRPGLYRDAVTGQEIHAAHGVLGFHVKGNSAGVYVLDGPGKIGEDGVYLR, encoded by the coding sequence ATGCCCGGCTTCACCCTGCACTTCAAAAAACCCGCCGATTGGGCGGAACCCGTCCTGATCCATTATTGGCATCCCGTCAAATCCCAACCGCATACCCCCTGGCCCGGCGTGCCGATGCGGGCGGAGGGCGGGGGTTGGTTTGGCTTCCCGTTGGAAGAGGCCGGCCTCCAGTTCCTATTCAACGACGGGCGCGGGCGGCAGACCAGCGATTTGGCCTGGGAACGGGAGGGGTGGTTCGCCGATGGGCGTTGGTTCGACCATCCGCCGACCCTGGATGAAATCCACCCGCCCGTGTGTTCGGCCCCCTTGCCGGCATTGGCCCCGTGCCATGAGCGGGTCGATTTCCGCGAGGAGACCATTTACTTCCTCATCACCACCCGCTTCCACGACGGCGATCCCACCAATAATTTCTTTTGCCGCGACCGTATCAAGTTCGATCCCGCGACCGGCGCACCGGAAGACCCGCATTGGCGCGGCGATTTCAAGGGGCTGATCCAGCGCCTCGATTACATCAAGGAGTTGGGTTTCAGCGCGATCTGGATCACGCCGCCGGTCGAGAACCGCTCGGGCCTGGATTATCACGGCTACCACGCCTACGACTGGACCCGCATCGATCCGCGCCTGGAATCGCCCGACGCCACCTACCAGGATTTGATCGACGCGGCCCATGCCCAGGGCATCAAGATCATCCAGGATGTGGTGGTGAACCATTCCTGCCAATACGGCATCCGCGGCCAGGTCCATATCGATCATTTGCCGATCAAGTATTACGTGCCGCAGGGTTCGGAGCCGGGCCGGATCGACAATGGCCCGTACCAGGGTAGTTTGGGCAATTACGCCTGGCCGAACCGCGACGATATCGATAATCCGGTCGCGCCCGAGTGGTACCGGGAACGCCACGCCACCGACCCCGAGGGCAGCGTGCCCCTGGTCGATCCCAAGACCGGCGAGACCGTCCCCAAGCCCGGCTACAACCCAGGCCGCTTCTTCGGCATCGACGCCAACCAACTCGACCCCGAGTGGTATCACCAGGAAGGCTTCATCTGCGGCGGCGATTGGGAGAGCGCCCATCCCCTGCAACACAAGCATCTGGCCGGGGATTGCATCGATCTCGCCACTGGGCGCCAGAACGTCAAGGACTACCTTATCGGGGCCATCAACCGTTATCTCGACATGGGCGTGGATGCGCTCCGCATCGACACGGTGAAGCACATCGAGCGCGGCAACCTGTTGGAATACGTCAATGCTTGGAAAGCCCACAAACCCGGCCTGTTCGTGTTCGGCGAGAATCTGGTGAAGGGCTATGGCTGGGGTGATCTGGGCGGCGGCGACAACGGCCCATCGCAAATCCGGCCCTGGTGGTATACCCGGCTGGGCCACGATCCCCGGAATCCCAACGCGGGCGGCGATTCGGGGTTCCCGCAATTGGATTTCGGCCTGTTCTCGACCTTCCGCGACACCGTCAGCAAGGGCACCTACGGTGGCACCGGCCAGGTGTTCGGCATGGATTGGATTTATGGCGATGCCACCCAATTGGTGACCTTCCTGCAAAACCACGATGTCGGCCCGGACAACGATTTCAAATACCGCTTCAAGGGCGAAACCTGGATGGCGGCGGCGGCCTATAACCTGATCTGGACCGCCCGCGGCATTCCCTGCTTGTACTACGGCGAGGAAGTCGAATTCATGAAGGGCGCGCCGCAGGATGTGGCAGGCGAAAAGGACACCCTGGACCAGACGGGCCGGGCCTATTTCGGCGATTATCTGGCCGGGGACCGCATCGCCCACACCCAGGCCCATCCCTTGTACCAGCATATCCGGCGGCTGAACCTGATCCGCCGCGCCATCCCGGCCCTGCAAAAGGCGCGGATGGAGCGGGTGGCGGAATGGGGCGGCGGCATGAGTTTCATCCGGGATTATTCCGTCGGCGGCAGCTATGCCGTGGTGGGGCTGGCCATCGGCGGCGGGCAGGATGTGAGGGTCGAGGGCGTCCGGCCCGGCCTCTACCGCGATGCCGTGACCGGCCAGGAAATCCACGCCGCCCATGGTGTGCTGGGTTTCCATGTCAAGGGCAATTCGGCGGGCGTCTATGTGCTGGACGGGCCGGGCAAGATTGGCGAAGACGGTGTATACCTACGTTGA
- a CDS encoding EamA family transporter — MKKHTRPHRSRPPGHPARSGVWAALAAALLFGAGTPFAKLLLAGVDPWLMAGLLYLGSGLGLGIYRALRRAPRAGLAPGEWPWLAGRCWRAAWWVRWR; from the coding sequence ATGAAAAAACACACCCGCCCACATCGATCCCGGCCCCCTGGACATCCAGCCCGGTCCGGCGTGTGGGCCGCGCTGGCAGCGGCGCTGCTGTTCGGGGCCGGGACGCCTTTCGCCAAGCTATTGCTGGCCGGGGTCGATCCCTGGCTGATGGCGGGTTTGCTCTATCTGGGGTCCGGCTTGGGCCTGGGAATCTACCGGGCCTTGCGCCGGGCACCCCGCGCCGGGCTGGCTCCGGGCGAATGGCCTTGGCTGGCCGGGCGGTGTTGGCGGGCGGCGTGGTGGGTCCGGTGGCGCTGA
- a CDS encoding response regulator transcription factor, translating into MTNPTSIFVIDDDPVIHEQLSIVLGAVGLAAENFASAEAFLSVCEKKHHGCILLDVAMPGMSGPELQAELAQRGVRLPIVYLSACEQVAIATQAIRGGAVDFLTKPVDPGLLIERVRTALAQEEERRERERANAILFKRLSVLTEREREVLTQLMRGHSNKEIARILGISHRTVEMHRSNILAKTDTANLLELARLAEACEFFGPHHGTPVA; encoded by the coding sequence ATGACCAATCCAACCAGCATTTTCGTCATCGACGACGATCCCGTAATCCATGAGCAACTATCCATCGTGCTGGGCGCTGTCGGACTCGCCGCCGAGAATTTCGCCAGCGCCGAGGCTTTCCTGTCCGTGTGCGAAAAGAAGCACCACGGTTGCATCTTGTTGGATGTGGCGATGCCCGGCATGAGCGGGCCGGAACTCCAGGCCGAACTGGCCCAGCGCGGGGTGCGCCTGCCCATCGTCTATCTTTCGGCCTGCGAGCAGGTCGCCATCGCCACCCAGGCCATCCGGGGCGGGGCGGTGGATTTCCTGACCAAGCCGGTCGATCCGGGACTCTTGATCGAGCGGGTCCGCACCGCGCTGGCCCAGGAAGAGGAACGGCGCGAGCGGGAGCGGGCCAACGCCATCCTGTTCAAGCGGCTTTCGGTGCTGACCGAGCGCGAGCGCGAGGTGTTGACCCAGTTGATGCGCGGCCATTCCAACAAGGAGATCGCCCGCATCCTCGGCATCAGCCACCGCACCGTGGAGATGCACCGCTCCAACATCCTGGCCAAGACCGACACCGCCAACCTGCTGGAACTCGCCCGCCTGGCCGAGGCTTGCGAGTTCTTCGGCCCCCACCACGGAACCCCCGTTGCCTGA
- a CDS encoding DMT family transporter: MALAGRAVLAGGVVGPVALMFGLRGMPASEAALLLNAEGVFTALLAWFGFRENFDRRIALGMALIVAGALVLGWPERAGVSASWPALAVLGACCAWGLDNNLTRKVSLADAGWLAAVKGWTAGTTNLALAWTLGAAWPSAREVAGALVLGGLAYGASLSLFVVALRHLGTARAGAYFSVAPFFGAALALPLLGEPAEPRLLLAGALMGWGVWLHLTERHSHEHRHEALEHSHAHHHEDGHHDHGHEESVPAGTLHSHPHRHAPRIHAHPHFPDAHHRHRH, encoded by the coding sequence ATGGCCTTGGCTGGCCGGGCGGTGTTGGCGGGCGGCGTGGTGGGTCCGGTGGCGCTGATGTTCGGATTGCGGGGCATGCCCGCCTCGGAAGCCGCCTTGCTGCTCAACGCGGAGGGCGTGTTCACGGCGCTGCTGGCTTGGTTCGGCTTCCGGGAGAATTTCGACCGGCGCATCGCCTTGGGGATGGCCTTGATCGTGGCCGGGGCGCTGGTGCTGGGTTGGCCGGAACGGGCCGGTGTATCGGCGTCCTGGCCCGCGCTGGCGGTGTTGGGGGCATGTTGCGCCTGGGGTTTGGATAACAACCTGACGCGCAAGGTGTCCCTGGCCGACGCGGGTTGGCTGGCGGCGGTCAAGGGCTGGACGGCGGGGACGACGAACTTGGCCCTGGCCTGGACCCTGGGGGCGGCGTGGCCGTCGGCGCGGGAAGTGGCGGGAGCGCTAGTGTTGGGCGGTTTGGCCTATGGGGCCAGTTTGAGCCTGTTCGTGGTGGCTTTGCGCCACCTGGGCACGGCCCGCGCCGGGGCTTATTTCTCGGTGGCCCCGTTCTTCGGAGCGGCGTTGGCGCTGCCGCTATTGGGCGAACCGGCGGAACCGCGCTTGCTCCTGGCCGGGGCGCTGATGGGCTGGGGCGTCTGGCTGCACCTGACCGAGCGCCATAGCCACGAACACCGCCACGAGGCCCTGGAACACTCACACGCCCACCACCATGAGGACGGCCATCATGACCACGGGCACGAAGAGTCGGTACCCGCCGGCACGCTCCATAGCCATCCTCACCGCCACGCGCCGCGAATCCACGCCCATCCCCATTTCCCCGACGCCCATCATCGGCATCGGCATTGA
- a CDS encoding MFS transporter — translation MNTTTPTPLAKIILVGLIGNVMEWYDFAVYGYFATVIGKLFFPASDPVVSLIASFGAFAAGFLVRPLGGLVFGRIGDKVGRRRAMILSVIAMAVPTVLMGFLPTYGAVGIAAPLLIIALRIVQGLSVGGEFTSSLIFLVEHAPENRRAFSAVWGSWGASAGILTGSGMGWLMNWLLDDAEIVAWGWRIPFILGGLIALAGYWIRNSLHVDIPVGRSANPVRDIFTQYRLPVLRVALLNIGFGVAFYTVFIYAVSYIKNIDHLSEGVALKLNTWAMLLLLLVLPLAAWLSDRFGRKRILGVASVLLAAGAVPLFQLIHSGDESVIFLGELSFALIVGLISGGIAATNVELIPAPVRCTGLAFAYNASIGIFGGSTPMMAAWLIDYTDNPIAPAYWVAATALVSLLTLIFMIHETRFQPLHT, via the coding sequence ATGAACACGACAACCCCCACCCCCCTGGCCAAGATCATCCTGGTCGGACTCATCGGCAATGTGATGGAGTGGTACGACTTCGCCGTCTACGGCTATTTCGCCACGGTCATCGGCAAGCTGTTCTTTCCCGCCAGCGACCCGGTGGTGTCCTTGATCGCCTCGTTCGGGGCGTTCGCGGCGGGCTTCCTGGTCCGGCCCTTGGGCGGGCTGGTGTTCGGCCGGATCGGCGACAAGGTCGGGCGGCGGCGGGCCATGATCCTCTCGGTGATCGCCATGGCCGTGCCCACGGTACTGATGGGATTCCTGCCGACCTATGGGGCGGTGGGTATCGCCGCGCCCCTCCTGATCATCGCCCTGCGTATCGTCCAGGGCTTGTCGGTCGGCGGGGAATTCACCAGCTCCTTGATCTTCTTGGTGGAACACGCGCCCGAGAACCGGCGTGCCTTCAGCGCCGTCTGGGGGTCGTGGGGGGCTTCGGCGGGGATTTTGACCGGGTCCGGGATGGGTTGGCTGATGAATTGGCTGCTGGACGATGCCGAGATCGTCGCCTGGGGTTGGCGGATTCCCTTCATCCTCGGCGGCTTGATCGCGCTGGCCGGGTACTGGATACGCAATAGCCTGCATGTGGATATCCCAGTGGGCCGCAGCGCCAACCCGGTGCGGGATATTTTCACCCAATACCGCTTGCCGGTATTGCGGGTCGCCCTGCTGAATATCGGCTTTGGGGTGGCTTTCTATACCGTGTTCATTTACGCGGTCAGCTATATCAAGAACATCGACCATTTGTCCGAAGGCGTCGCCCTCAAGCTGAATACCTGGGCCATGTTGCTGCTGCTGCTGGTGTTGCCGTTGGCGGCCTGGCTGTCCGACCGCTTCGGGCGGAAACGGATACTGGGCGTGGCCTCGGTGTTGTTGGCGGCGGGGGCGGTGCCCTTGTTCCAATTGATCCACTCGGGGGATGAATCGGTGATTTTCCTGGGCGAATTGAGTTTCGCCCTGATCGTGGGGCTGATCTCCGGGGGAATCGCGGCGACCAATGTAGAACTGATACCGGCCCCGGTCCGCTGCACCGGCCTGGCCTTCGCCTATAACGCCTCCATCGGGATTTTTGGCGGCAGCACGCCGATGATGGCGGCTTGGCTGATCGATTACACCGACAATCCCATCGCCCCGGCCTATTGGGTGGCGGCGACGGCCTTGGTGTCCTTGCTCACTTTGATCTTCATGATCCACGAGACCCGGTTCCAGCCCTTGCACACTTGA
- a CDS encoding putative quinol monooxygenase, producing the protein MILAIAVDMIELRLLIRTSRQHTRPVIAAFRALARWARAEPGCLSARLFLADGDPRCICYVETWESEEAVRQMIRSPHFSRLAALMELGTEAPECQFRLIAETRGLEFPASVRSDLNEPRDPPPKTTTP; encoded by the coding sequence ATGATCTTAGCCATAGCGGTGGACATGATCGAACTGCGCCTTCTCATCCGCACCTCCCGGCAACACACCCGTCCGGTCATCGCCGCCTTCCGCGCCCTGGCCCGTTGGGCGCGGGCCGAACCCGGCTGCTTGTCGGCCCGGCTGTTCCTGGCGGATGGCGACCCGCGCTGTATCTGCTATGTGGAAACCTGGGAGTCGGAGGAGGCGGTGCGGCAGATGATCCGCTCGCCGCATTTCAGTCGATTGGCCGCGCTGATGGAACTCGGGACCGAAGCGCCCGAGTGCCAATTCCGGTTGATCGCCGAAACCCGCGGCCTGGAATTCCCGGCCAGTGTGCGCTCGGACCTGAACGAGCCGCGGGACCCCCCTCCGAAAACCACGACCCCATGA
- a CDS encoding class I SAM-dependent methyltransferase, with translation MESGSIEALHRGKTGKVSDKWSSYLAYYDRLFRPWRDHPVRLLEIGVQNGGSLETWARYFHAAAILVGCDIDPRCAALRYEDPRITVVVGDANGEDARQRIAALAPQFDIVIDDGSHRSADIIQAFVGYFPRLAPGGVYVIEDTHCLYMDDFGGGLLNEVAAHAFFKRLTDVVNFQFWSGQATLNTHLHTFFPVKDTPAFILDGWIDAIEFRNSLIVVHKARMPGHDKLGERVMVGSVAQVQTWGGLFGDGST, from the coding sequence ATGGAATCCGGTTCGATAGAAGCCTTGCACCGTGGCAAGACCGGCAAGGTCAGCGATAAATGGTCTTCCTATCTCGCCTATTACGACCGGCTGTTCCGGCCCTGGCGCGACCACCCGGTGCGCCTGCTGGAAATCGGCGTGCAGAACGGCGGTTCCCTGGAAACCTGGGCGCGGTATTTCCACGCGGCGGCAATCCTGGTCGGTTGCGACATCGATCCCCGTTGCGCCGCCCTGCGCTACGAAGACCCCCGGATCACGGTCGTGGTCGGCGACGCCAACGGCGAGGACGCCCGCCAGCGCATCGCCGCCCTCGCGCCCCAATTCGATATCGTGATCGACGATGGTTCCCACCGCTCCGCCGATATCATCCAAGCCTTCGTCGGCTATTTCCCCCGGCTGGCACCGGGCGGCGTCTATGTGATCGAGGACACCCATTGCCTGTACATGGACGATTTCGGCGGCGGCTTGCTGAACGAAGTCGCCGCCCACGCTTTCTTCAAGCGCCTGACCGATGTGGTGAACTTCCAGTTCTGGAGCGGGCAGGCGACCCTCAACACCCATCTGCACACTTTCTTCCCCGTCAAGGATACCCCGGCCTTCATCCTCGATGGCTGGATCGACGCCATCGAATTCAGGAATTCGCTGATCGTCGTCCACAAAGCCAGGATGCCGGGGCACGATAAACTGGGCGAGCGGGTCATGGTGGGCAGCGTGGCCCAGGTCCAGACCTGGGGCGGCTTGTTCGGGGATGGTTCGACCTGA